The following coding sequences lie in one Cloeon dipterum chromosome 1, ieCloDipt1.1, whole genome shotgun sequence genomic window:
- the mask gene encoding ankyrin repeat domain-containing protein 17 isoform X4, which produces MKSVKMPNVAKNSQSDGQKVEKVSAERDYGKLSSTPQSSGSSPRKSDENNYSNFMPTTSSSDSEEEDDVSEVSSFVIENNDFEDLCKTSEKYLERNASLPEDSEHHERTVDPETQARLEALLEAAGISKLSSSDGKALADPEVLRRLTSSVSCALDEAAAALTRMRHDNPRAPQQETRSLVEACSGGDVCTVRKLLSEGRSVNETTEEGESLLSLACSAGYLELAQVLLAMSAGVEDRGIKGDCTPLMEAASAGHADIVQLLIDNGADVNAQSSTGNTPLMYACAGGHLEVVEILLKSHANVEDHNENGHTPLMEAASAGYVNVAKILLDNGAGINTHSNEFKESALTLACYKGHLEMVRFLLAAGADQEHKTDEMHTALMEASMDGHVEVARLLLDSGAQVNMPTDSFESPLTLAACGGHVDLALLLIERGANIEEVNDEGYTPLMEAAREGHDEMVALLLGQGANINAQTEETQETALTLACCGGFVEVSEFLIKAGADIEAGASTPLMEASQEGHIDLARYLLTVGANVNATTSTGDTALTYACENGHTDVAELLLQNGADLEHESEGGRTPLMKACRAGHLCTVQFLVSKNADVNRQTTNNDHTPLSLACAGGHQTVVEFLLANHADPFHKLKDNSTMLIEASKGGHTHVVHMILDYPNSVMTQQQVAIATAAAAAVAPHPPGSLSNSSTQPPSPAPTPTATQSTPGLHEVPEAVRAAAPPIEDTAPAPSSATATTPVNAAKSGMSAAVQGKSSAQKSAVRKSRPGSTQEGSPPATQDVDKRFVTLAETEFLAQGLDPELLSQKSMTQLKDLESKLKLEEEKNLQKKIMEELQRVEEELVSTPHKLLGEPAPTTQQAAELPPSGAPSSSGSSSSASPPATKVKVLDIPFEDINKGITNISLPTDLTFSSLPPNFFSPLCATTLPVSFYGSPASKVAPQLGQSLSALSQQGIDLGAMANQTGFSLASMPSISFQAPTAVTSASTTSIQNAPVPTAAQILGDVPTSFHAAAAAAPDSTTIGFNLASPTTIQDRPKAKPVSKKDGKSRINKQQLAALQLHQITQLNQQLQAHVANQPPISEIAGSDVKQLHQLQNQLKQLEETGIGGASQSQIHQILQKHIKQSSKGRDGKCSQVAKEEGDKDDISVEETFIEEKTADLLAALQLQFDQKSMDTSLSYQKAVEEALNMSMLSPQPTQQPGLPGSQTINIQFPAPPALDASEAVARNAAIQRLDYIPVKMQLKQSNEIIVPGTNIHMSYQLPMNQPAVSLPANAFVQAAVPSEESNLFASGSGPPGQAQLQAISSRLAQASASLGGLKPHKIPMLPPQIATAPQTPEGGVTPTSVPSSGSRSSSTSSVSGSDTKQTVTSSTTAAATVSTSTQSTTSIAPSVTQAATQTPNKKKGSKKNAILAAATQPIRPTLTAAAVAAQQQPVAVNQQQQHAHHHHQQLVEDDKTLLAQHQNIMQNYQYDATTGVPIYQNGTTPYSCAPCPQQFHGIDVDSETDSNHDTALTLACAGGHEDLVELLLSRGANIEHRDKKGFTPLILAATAGHEKVVKILLDHHADIEAQSERTKDTPLSLACSGGRIEVVSLLLSRNANKEHRNVSDYTPLSLAASGGYVNIIKLLLNAGAEINSRTGSKLGISPLMLAAMNGHTAAVKLLLDMGSDINAQIETNRNTALTLACFQGRNEVVSLLLDRKANVEHRAKTGLTPLMEAASGGYVEVGRVLLDKNADVNATPVPSSRDTALTIAADKGHVRFVELLLTRGAQVEVKNKKGNSPLWLAANGGHLSVIEMLYNHSADIDSQDNRKVSCLMAAFRKGHVKAVKWMVHRVNQFPNDLEMSRYMSTINPNEKELLEKCDECVKEIRSAKELQATKASQNADNLLEELDMEKNREELKKAAAARRRERKKKKKLEKKEEKQRKQDENDGDDKESGDEDDKDNEPQENEETNKVALQNENAAEVAPRNEVLVDKEEGDSGIDANSQGSCSSNDVKNKDKRKEKKKKNKAAMSPPGAGAKSDKENSPEPLLEKEAPKSKQASPLPVSKDIKASTVAPILPAEKPVPTPVAALHTATESNTVSGKQRVNSRANKIPHLMFEATPKPQQHPAEREDFEATGNETYIPSSKSKKSSSHLSASNQYCDPEVQASAKSSAGPKQGGKDGWNTVTRKYFNSPFKSKKVTVPSNAISRVIGRAGSNINAIRNVTGAHIEVDKQNKGPGDRTITIKGSPEVTKHAHNLISALVKDPDADLNTILPNVTAAATKKNAAAAVTASSATWTAEVTKAAASAMKSSKAANSTTTLKPIPLSSQTSGAIKQNVVANAQLQKLGWTLDSKPELPALESMPAAAGLTPLVRNPTNAKGASGASTSGSRGGSTAPRHVAAAEKRAALAAAATSNTKTTMSYTTAIMTAGRPTKITATTTQTFAAKLTESAAPTATAAANPAAPAASSQPKQSRGAATSVPLAATAPPSPSKPAASRASTAGIPSLIDAVTIVKPLMAESVPNGPPVPTVHSQQGRKTPQDQQPIQAPQQQQQPIARPASQTDTPQYSLFDNKPSWVNDPSQKNMNFASVAAAGGAAATVQTIAQPKFMETPLTPVADVNKAPGYRGNHNMQSPVLSKAGMITSQLTNYKNVGPSYSSEPAAPINMNTSSNSKATQPIGRPSSHGEIGRPSSHGEIGRPSSHGEIGLPPVPHMMTERTSGHLLLQSASNMEPPPSQQQYTVAPSSGYEHPSPMLNVVQPLVSLQEVGQQNMMQPYQQSQQLNAAPNMATHYQSGVAANQASAASMSPPSMHSRLNPRATDFSSSLHAMSGKQQPQQASQTNVQQPPPHQQMPPHAMQQMYNMHGGQNSSTSLILNHYKPMSAGGSFHRGGGGPPGHHQLPPTRWPQDILNIMPGGNMAPELLGIENGAAHMHHGSPSNMSPSANNNSPPVDQHTGVQQQMKKQHGAMADENRGKLHPIGSERLWKANSNAEPPDSWAMQQNPTSWNNMPQNPRYMNRTMLTRDDMDPNYHNMPDGSHGYMNGGAPTINMMQHGGMYMPPYMQGFADMGPDVIGKIEGPSWDQAARTGMTDLPDKSQGWTNWSK; this is translated from the exons ATGAAGAGTGTCAAAATGCCGAACGTCGCAAAGAATAGCCAGTCTGATGGACAAAAAGTTGAGAAAGTAAGTGCTGAACGCGACTACGGGAAACTCTCGTCAACTCCCCAATCGTCAGGATCGAGCCCGAGGAAATCCGACGAGAACAATTACAGTAACTTCATGCCAACCACAAGCTCGTCCGATAGCGAGGAAGAAGACGATGTTTCGGAG GTGAGCTCCTTTGTGATAGAAAACAATGATTTCGAAGATTTGTGCAAGACCTCCGAAAAATACCTTGAGAGGAACGCGTCGTTGCCAGAAGACTCGGAACACCATGAAAGAACAGTGGATCCTGAAACACAAGCCAGACTGGAGGCACTGCTAGAAGCAGCTG GTATAAGTAAGCTATCCTCTTCTGATGGAAAGGCGCTCGCAGACCCTGAGGTTTTGAGACGCCTGACATCAAGCGTTTCCTGCGCACTGGACGAAGCGGCGGCAGCCCTCACCAGAATGCGCCACGACAACCCCAGAGCGCCGCAGCAGGAAACCAG ATCACTGGTTGAAGCTTGCTCCGGCGGTGATGTTTGCACCGTCAGGAAGTTGCTTTCAGAAGGGCGAAGTGTAAACGAAACAACCGAGGAAGGCGAGAGTCTGCTTTCCCTAGCCTGCTCAGCGGGGTACCTAGAGCTTGCCCAG GTCCTTTTGGCGATGAGCGCGGGGGTCGAGGACAGAGGAATCAAAGGAGACTGCACGCCTCTCATGGAGGCAGCCTCGGCAGGCCATGCAGACATTGTCCAGCTGCTCATTGACAATGGTGCCGACGTCAATGCACAATCGTCCACAG GAAATACACCTTTGATGTATGCTTGTGCTGGCGGCCACCTAGAAGTCGTTGAAATCCTTCTGAAGTCACATGCCAACGTGGAGGACCACAATGAGAATGGGCACACGCCCTTGATGGAGGCCGCGAGCGCCGGCTACGTGAACGTAGCCAAGATTTTGCTGGATAACGGCGCCGGGATAAACACGCACTCCAATGAGTTCAAAGAATCCGCCCTCACCCTAGCTTGCTACAAAGGCCACCTAGAAATGGTCCGCTTTCTTTTGGCTGCTGGAGCAGATCAA GAGCACAAAACGGATGAAATGCATACGGCCTTGATGGAAGCGTCAATGGATGGACACGTCGAGGTTGCCAGGTTGTTGCTGGACTCAGGGGCACAG GTGAATATGCCAACTGATAGCTTTGAATCACCACTCACCCTGGCAGCGTGTGGTGGTCATGTTGACCTGGCCCTTCTACTCATTGAAAGAGGAGCAAACATTGAGGAGGTTAATGACGAAGGCTACACCCCGTTGATGGAAGCGGCAAGAGAAGGGCACGACGAAATGGTAGCTCTACTCTTGGGACAAg GAGCCAACATCAACGCTCAAACAGAGGAAACTCAAGAAACTGCTCTGACATTGGCATGCTGCGGTGGTTTTGTTGAGGTGTCTGAATTCCTAATCAAGGCCGGTGCTGACATCGAGGCGGGCGCGTCCACGCCTCTGATGGAAGCGTCGCAGGAGGGGCACATTGACCTGGCGCGCTACCTGCTGACGGTGGGGGCCAACGTAAACGCCACCACCTCGACCGGAGACACGGCACTCACCTATGCTTGCGAGAACGGCCACACGGACGTAGCTGAACTGCTTCTGCAGAATGGAGCCGACCTTGAACACGAGTCTGAAGGGGGCAGGACGCCCCTGATGAAGGCTTGCAGGGCCGGCCACCTCTGCACGGTTCAGTTCCTCGTGTCCAAGAACGCCGACGTCAACAGACAGACCACCAACAATGACCACACCCCTCTGTCCCTGGCATGCGCTGGAGGCCACCAAACAGTCGTCGAGTTCCTCCTTGCCAACCACGCTGATCCTTTCCACAAGCTGAAG GATAACTCAACAATGTTAATTGAGGCGTCGAAGGGTGGGCACACACACGTCGTCCATATGATCCTCGACTATCCAAATAGTGTGATGACCCAGCAGCAAGTTGCCATCGCCACTGCTgcggcagcagcagtcgcACCCCATCCGCCTGGCTCCCTGAGCAACTCAAGCACCCAGCCTCCATCCCCTGCCCCCACGCCGACCGCCACCCAATCCACCCCTGGCCTTCACGAAGTGCCAGAGGCGGTCAGAGCGGCAGCACCCCCTATCGAGGACACCGCACCGGCGCCTTCTTCCGCGACCGCCACCACTCCCGTGAATGCGGCCAAGAGTGGCATGTCTGCGGCGGTCCAGGGCAAAAGCTCCGCGCAGAAGTCAGCAGTTCGCAAATCAAGACCTGGCAGCACTCAGGAAGGCTCGCCTCCAGCGACGCAGGATGTCGACAAGCGGTTCGTCACGCTGGCAGAGACTGAGTTCTTGGCCCAAGGGCTGGACCCTGAGCTGCTCTCTCAAAAGAGTATGACGCAGTTGAAAGACTTGGAATCCAAACTCAAACTTGAGGAGGAGAAAAACCTGCAAAAGAAGATCATGGAGGAGTTGCAAAGGGTGGAGGAAGAGTTGGTCAGCACGCCGCACAAGTTGCTCGGAGAACCCGCACCTACCACCCAACAAGCAGCTGAACTTCCACCTTCAGGCGCACCGTCATCGTCAGGATCGTCGTCGTCTGCTTCACCACCTGCCACCAAGGTCAAAGTCCTTGACATTCCGTTTGAAGATATCAATAAGGGGATCACCAACATCAGCCTACCAACag ACCTGACCTTCAGCAGTTTGCCCCCGAATTTCTTCTCGCCGCTCTGCGCTACCACGCTGCCAGTGAGCTTTTATGGGAGTCCCGCCAGTAAGGTGGCACCCCAACTGGGCCAATCACTCAGCGCCTTGAGCCAGCAGGGCATCGACCTTGGTGCTATGGCTAATCAAACAGGATTTTCACTAGCATCGATGCCTTCTATTAGCTTCCAAGCACCTACTGCTGTGACCTCTGCCTCGACGACTTCCATCCAAAACGCCCCTGTCCCGACTGCTGCCCAGATTCTTGGGGACGTGCCGACCAGCTTCCACgctgcggcggcagcggcccCGGACTCGACCACCATTGGCTTCAATCTCGCCTCACCAACCACGATCCAAGACCGGCCTAAGGCGAAACCTGTTTCCAAGAAAGATG GAAAAAGCCGAATCAACAAGCAGCAGCTGGCTGCCTTGCAACTTCATCAGATCACGCAACTGAACCAACAACTGCAGGCTCACGTCGCAAACCAACCACCGATCAGCGAGATCGCGGGAAGTGACGTCAAG CAGCTCCATCAGTTACAGAACCAACTGAAGCAGCTTGAAGAGACTGGCATTGGTGGTGCATCCCAAAGCCAGATCCACCAGATCCTTCAAAAACACATAAAGCAGAGCTCCAAGGGTAGAGACGGCAAGTGCAGTCAAGTCGCCAAGGAAGAGGGGGACAAGGATGACATCTCTGTTGAGGAAACCTTCATTGAGGAAAAGACGGCGGATCTCTTGGCGGCCTTGCAACTGCAATTTGATCAGAAGTCGATGGATACCTCTTTGTCATACCAGAAAGCTGTCGAGGAGGCTCTCAACATGTCCATGTTGTCGCCTCAGCCCACCCAACAACCTGGGCTCCCCGGCAGTCAAACCATCAACATCCAGTTTCCCGCACCTCCAGCCTTAGACGCAAGCGAAGCCGTTGCCAGAAATGCAGCTATTCAAAGGCTCGATTACATCCCAGTCAAGATGCAGCTAAAGCAATCTAATGAAATCATTGTG CCTGGAACAAATATTCACATGTCCTACCAACTGCCTATGAATCAACCGGCTGTCAGTCTGCCAGCAAATGCATTTGTTCAAGCTGCTGTCCCGTCAGAAGAATCTAACCTGTTTGCAAGTGGCAGTGGCCCTCCAGGGCAGGCTCAACTACAAGCTATCAGCTCTCGATTAGCTCAAGCTTCGGCTAGCCTTGGTGGCTTGAAACCACACAAGATTCCTATGCTACCACCACAGATAG CCACAGCTCCTCAAACCCCTGAAGGAGGAGTGACGCCGACATCTGTGCCGAGCAGTGGCAGTAGATCTTCCTCGACCAGCAGCGTCAGCGGAAGCGACACCAAGCAGACTGTGACCTCGTCGACCACCGCGGCCGCCACTGTGTCCACGAGCACGCAGTCAACCACAAGCATTGCTCCCTCTGTGACGCAGGCGGCCACGCAGACGCCGAACAAGAAAAAGGGCAGCAAGAAAAATGCCATCCTCGCTGCGGCCACTCAGCCGATCCGCCCGACTctaacggcggcggcggtggccgcTCAGCAGCAACCAGTTGCTGTGAATCAGCAACAGCAGCATGCGCACCACCACCATCAACAGTTAGTTGAAGATGACAAAACTCTGCTGGCACAGCATCAAAATATCATGCAGAACTATCAGTATGACGCAACCACAG GAGTGCCCATATACCAGAACGGAACGACGCCTTACTCGTGCGCACCTTGTCCTCAGCAGTTCCACGGAATCGATGTTGACTCTGAAACTGACAGCAACCACGACACAGCTCTCACGCTTGCGTGTGCGGGAGGTCATGAAGACCTGGTGGAGCTGTTGCTCAGTAGGGGCGCCAATAttg AGCATCGTGATAAAAAGGGATTCACCCCCTTGATACTTGCTGCGACTGCGGGCCATGAGAAGGTGGTGAAAATCCTTCTGGACCACCACGCAGACATTGAGGCCCAATCTGAAAGAACCAAGGACACGCCCCTCTCTCTAGCGTGCTCTGGAGGCCGAATCGAAGTGGTCAGCCTTCTCCTGTCTCGCAACGCCAACAAGGAGCACAGGAACGTGTCCGACTACACTCCTCTCAGTCTCGCCGCTTCGGGAGGCTACGTCAACATAATTAAACTGCTTCTCAACGCCGGCGCTGAAATCAACTCGCGCACAGGCAGCAAGCTTGGCATTTCTCCTCTTATGCTCGCGGCAATGAATGGACACACAG CTGCGGTGAAGCTACTCCTTGACATGGGCAGCGACATCAACGCCCAAATAGAGACAAATCGCAACACTGCTCTGACGCTTGCCTGCTTCCAAGGCCGAAACGAGGTGGTCAGCCTCCTCCTTGACCGCAAAGCCAACGTTGAGCACCGTGCAAAGACTGGCCTCACGCCACTCATGGAGGCGGCCAGCGGCGGTTACGTTGAGGTCGGTCGCGTACTCCTGGACAAGAACGCTGATGTCAACGCCACACCCGTCCCCTCGTCCAGGGACACAGCCCTCACAATAGCGGCCGACAAGGGCCACGTCCGCTTTGTTGAGCTGCTGTTGACCCGCGGGGCCCAAGTGGAAGTGAAGAACAAGAAGGGCAATTCTCCCCTTTGGCTAGCAGCCAACGGTGGCCATCTGAGCGTCATCGAAATGCTGTACAACCACTCTGCCGACATCGATTCGCAGGACAACAGGAAGGTGTCGTGCTTGATGGCCGCCTTTAGGAAAGGCCATGTCAAGGCTGTCAAGTGGATGGTCCATCGGGTCAACCAGTTTCCCAACGACCTGGAAATGTCCAGATACATGTCGACAATTAATCCTAATGAGAAGGAGCTGCTAGAAAAATGCGACGAGTGTGTTAAAGAAATCCGATCTGCTAAAGAACTGCAAGCTACTAAAGCCAGCCAGAACGCGGACAACCTCTTGGAAGAACTTGACATGGAGAAAAATCGCGAGGAGTTGAAGAAAGCTGCGGCAGCTAGGAGGCGAgaacgcaagaagaaaaagaagctgGAAAAGAAAGAGGAGAAGCAGCGCAAGCAGGATGAAAATGACGGCGATGACAAAGAGAGCGGAGATGAGGACGACAAAGACAATGAACCTCAAGAAAACGAGGAGACTAACAAGGTGGCTCTGCAGAATGAGAACGCCGCTGAGGTTGCTCCCAGAAATGAAGTGCTCGTGGACAAAGAAGAAGGCGATAGCGGTATTGACGCTAATAGCCAGGGCAGTTGCAGCAGCAATGACGTCAAGAACAAAGATAAGCGgaaggagaagaagaaaaagaataaGGCGGCCATGTCACCTCCAGGTGCTGGAGCTAAGAGTGACAAAGAAAACTCTCCCGAGCCACTCTTGGAGAAGGAGGCGCCAAAGTCGAAGCAAGCTTCTCCTCTCCCTGTTTCTAAAGACATCAAGGCTTCTACCGTGGCGCCCATTCTGCCAGCGGAGAAGCCTGTCCCGACGCCTGTGGCTGCCCTGCATACCGCAACTGAATCAAACACAGTTAGCGGCAAACAACGAGTAAACAGCAGAGCCAACAAGATCCCGCACCTCATGTTTGAGGCTACTCCAAAACCGCAACAACATCCCGCTGAGAGAGAAGACTTTGAGGCGACTGGCAATGAGACGTACATCCCGTCGTccaagagtaaaaaatcatcCTCTCATCTCAGTGCATCCAA CCAATACTGTGATCCTGAAGTGCAAGCTTCTGCCAAAAGCTCGGCGGGCCCCAAACAAGGCGGAAAGGATGGATGGAACACAGTTACACGAAA GTACTTCAACTCACCTTTCAAATCAAAGAAAGTTACTGTGCCCTCCAACGCCATCAGCAGAGTTATCGGCAGAGCAGGCAGCAACATCAATGCCATCCGAAACGTAACTGGGGCCCATATTGAGGTGGACAAACAGAACAAGGGTCCCGGAGACAGAACCATCACCATCAA GGGATCTCCTGAAGTCACAAAGCACGCGCACAACCTGATTTCCGCGCTCGTCAAGGATCCAGACGCAGACCTAAATACAATTCTGCCCAACGTAACAGCTGCTGCGACCAAGAAAAACGCTGCGGCGGCTGTCACAGCCAGCAGTGCAACTTGGACGGCGGAAGTTACGAAGGCGGCCGCCTCTGCAATGAAGAGCAGCAAGGCCGCGAACTCGACCACTACTCTCAAGCCTATACCGTTGTCTTCCCAAACGAGCGGCGCCATCAAGCAAAATGTGGTAGCGAACGCACAGTTGCAGAAGCTTGGCTGGACCCTAGACAGCAAGCCCGAACTTCCGGCGCTTGAGTCGatgccggcggcggcgggacTGACACCTCTGGTGCGGAACCCCACCAACGCCAAGGGCGCGTCCGGAGCGTCCACGTCTGGCAGTCGAGGTGGCAGCACCGCGCCCAGACACGTGGCCGCCGCTGAGAAGAGGGCAGCCCTAGCAGCCGCAGCAACCTCCAACACCAAGACCACCATGTCGTACACTACGGCCATCATGACTGCGGGCAGGCCGACCAAGATCACGGCCACCACCACGCAGACGTTTGCCGCCAAGCTGACTGAGAGTGCTGCCCCAACGGCCACAGCTGCAGCTAACccagccgcccccgccgcctcctCGCAGCCAAAGCAGTCCCGGGGAGCGGCCACGTCCGTGCCCCTCGCGGCCACAGCGCCACCTTCGCCCAGTAAGCCGGCAGCATCCCGCGCCTCCACAGCTGGCATTCCGTCACTCATTGACGCGGTCACAATTGTGAAGCCCCTAATGGCTGAGTCCGTACCCAACGGACCACCGGTGCCCACAGTCCACAGCCAGCAGGGTAGGAAAACGCCGCAGGACCAGCAGCCCATCCAagcgccgcagcagcagcagcaaccgaTCGCCAGGCCTGCCAGCCAGACTGATACTCCCCAATACTCGCTCTTTGACAACAAG cCGTCATGGGTGAACGATCCAAGCCAGAAAAACATGAACTTCGCCAGCGTCGCGGCCGCAGGTGGAGCAGCCGCCACAGTGCAGACGATCGCACAGCCCAAATTCATGGAAACGCCGCTCACGCCTGTAGCGGACGTAAACAAAGCTCCTGGCTATCGGGGTAACCACAACATGCAGTCACCCGTGCTGTCTAAAGCTGGGATGATTACGTCGCAATTAACGAACTACAAGAACGTCGGACCGTCGTACAGCAGTGAGCCAGCGGCGCCGATCAACATGAACACGTCGTCCAACTCGAAGGCAACGCAACCGATCGGCCGACCGAGCAGCCACGGCGAAATCGGCCGACCGAGCAGCCACGGCGAAATCGGCCGACCGAGCAGCCACGGCGAAATCGGCTTGCCTCCCGTCCCGCACATGATGACAGAGAGGACGTCGGGCCACCTGCTTCTGCAGTCCGCCTCCAACATGGAGCCGCCGCCTAGTCAGCAGCAGTACACCGTGGCGCCATCCTCCGGCTACGAACACCCGTCGCCCATGCTCAATGTGGTGCAGCCGCTTGTCAGCCTCCAGGAGGTGGGCCAGCAGAACATGATGCAACCCTACCAGCAGTCGCAGCAGCTCAACGCGGCGCCCAACATGGCTACGCACTACCAGAGCGGAGTCGCCGCCAACCAAGCGTCCGCGGCCTCCATGTCTCCGCCCAGCATGCATTCCAG ACTCAATCCGAGGGCCACCGACTTCTCGAGCTCACTTCACGCCATGAGCGGCAAGCAACAGCCACAGCAGGCGTCGCAGACGAACGttcagcagccgccgccgcaccagCAGATGCCTCCTCACGCGATGCAGCAGATGTACAACATGCACGGGGGCCAGAACAGCTCGACCTCTCTGATCCTGAACCATTACAAGCCTATGAGTGCAGGAGGCTCGTTCCACAGGGGCGGCGGCGGTCCGCCCGGCCACCACCAGCTGCCACCGACGCGCTGGCCGCAGGACATCCTCAACATCATGCCCGGGGGCAACATGGCGCCCGAGCTGCTCGGCATTGAGAACGGAGCCGCGCACATGCACCACGGCTCGCCGAGCAACATGTCGCCGTCGGCCAACAACAACTCTCCTCCGGTCGACCAGCACACCGGCGTGCAGCAGCAGATGAAGAAGCAGCACGGTGCCATGGCTGATGAGAACCGAGGCAAACTCCACCCCATTGGTTCCGAGAGGCTGTGGAAGGCAAACTCCAACGCCGAGCCACCCGACTCCTGGGCCATGCAGCAGAACCCGACCAGCTGGAATAACATGCCGCAGAACCCACGCTACATGAACCGTACCATGCTCACAAGAGATGACATGGACCCGAACTATCAC AACATGCCTGACGGATCGCACGGCTACATGAACGGCGGGGCGCCAACCATCAATATGATGCAGCACGGTGGCATGTACATGCCGCCGTACATGCAGGGATTCGCCGACATGGGTCCTGACGTGATCGGCAAGATAGAAGGCCCCAGTTGGGATCAGGCTGCGCGAACGGGAATGACGGACTTGCCAGACAAGTCTCAA GGCTGGACGAATTGGAGCAAATAA